The following proteins are encoded in a genomic region of Plasmodium coatneyi strain Hackeri chromosome 6, complete sequence:
- a CDS encoding Deoxyribose-phosphate aldolase, which translates to MANYAETFAAWTAICLTDHTLLGDDDTEEDVRALCQEAVKTCPFAAAVCVYPRFVKFINEQIKKEIVPFKPKVACVINFPEGKDPIEKVLEDTCKAISDGADEVDLVINYTKIVEDPKAGIAEATLLTKKVKEVLKEKVLKVIIEVGVLKSEDLIVQTTLAVLEGNADFVKTSTGKAQVNVTPSSAKSIIKAMKLHLEEYPEKKDKIGLKVSGSIKDLSMASYYILLARGVFSALACHPNNFRIGSSSLVPKLRKVIQNCPPC; encoded by the coding sequence ATGGCTAACTACGCAGAAACGTTCGCCGCGTGGACGGCCATCTGTCTGACGGACCATACCCTCCTGGGTGATGACGACACGGAGGAGGATGTGAGGGCGCTGTGCCAAGAGGCAGTCAAAACGTGTCCTTTCGCAGCGGCCGTTTGCGTGTACCCCCGTTTTGTAAAATTCATAaacgaacaaataaaaaaagaaatcgtGCCCTTCAAACCAAAGGTCGCCTGTGTCATAAATTTTCCAGAGGGAAAAGATCCCATAGAAAAAGTACTAGAAGATACTTGCAAGGCAATTAGTGACGGGGCTGATGAGGTCGACCTGGTCATTAACTACACAAAAATTGTTGAAGACCCAAAGGCAGGAATTGCAGAAGCTACTCTCCTAACGAAGAAGGTTAAGGAAGTGTTAAAGGAGAAGGTACTGAAGGTTATAATTGAAGTTGGGGTACTGAAATCGGAGGATTTAATTGTCCAGACGACGTTAGCTGTACTGGAGGGGAATGCAGACTTTGTGAAGACATCCACGGGGAAGGCACAAGTCAATGTGACACCCAGTTCAGCCAAATCGATAATCAAGGCGATGAAACTGCACTTGGAGGAATAtcctgaaaaaaaagacaaaattgGATTGAAAGTTTCCGGAAGCATAAAGGACCTCAGCATGGCCAGCTACTATATTTTGCTCGCCAGGGGGGTGTTCAGCGCCCTGGCTTGCCACCCGAACAACTTCCGCATCGGGTCGTCCTCCCTCGTCCCCAAGCTGCGGAAGGTTATTCAGAACTGCCCTCCTTGTTAG